A single genomic interval of Xiphophorus couchianus chromosome 2, X_couchianus-1.0, whole genome shotgun sequence harbors:
- the LOC114133714 gene encoding ADP-ribosylation factor 4-like: protein MGLTISSIFGRLFGKKQMRILMVGLDAAGKTTILYKLKLGEIVTTIPTIGFNVETVEYKNISFTVWDVGGQDKIRPLWRHYFQNTQGLIFVVDSNDRERIVESAEELSKMLQEDELRDAVLLVFANKQDLPNAITVSELAERLGLHSLRSRKWHIESTCATQGTGLYEGLDWLSKELSKN from the exons ATGGGGCTCACCATCTCGTCGATCTTCGGTCGGCTGTTCGGGAAGAAACAGATGAGGATTCTGATGG TTGGACTGGATGCCgctggaaaaacaacaatccTGTACAAATTGAAGCTTGGTGAAATTGTGACCACTATCCCAACCATTg GATTCAATGTGGAGACGgtagaatataaaaatatcagctTCACCGTTTGGGATGTGGGTGGCCAAGACAAGATCAGACCTCTCTGGAGGCATTACTTCCAGAACACACAG ggTCTTATCTTTGTAGTGGACAGTAATGACAGAGAACGAATTGTTGAGTCTGCAGAGGAGCTCTCCAAAATG CTTCAGGAAGATGAGCTGAGAGATGCCGTCTTGCTGGTATTTGCCAATAAGCAGGACCTTCCAAATGCCATAACAGTCAGTGAACTGGCAGAGAGACTTGGCTTACATTCACTTCGCAGCAGAAAA TGGCACATCGAATCCACCTGCGCCACCCAGGGCACCGGGCTGTATGAAGGACTTGACTGGCTGTCCAAAGAGCTGTCGAAGAACTAA
- the LOC114153114 gene encoding protein tyrosine phosphatase domain-containing protein 1, with protein sequence MMPSLSPHVPVPRPSYSQARENLVRAIPPKILCLLACGGKDCRYEGPECWKSNQQVIRGLFSSWVTDDIIAMARPSNHLIKKYNIIEQFQRLKIRSIINMQLPGEHAHCGPPLDLESGFTYSPQTFMDNKIYFYNFGMPDFGVSSLVGIIDGVKVLAFAVKEGRVAVHCHAGLGRTGVLIACYLIYTLRISPSEAVHYVRIKRPRSIQTRSQINQVFDFARLLGTQLTQYPDLSLRHGAPFTLQHYLNRQALLLHGQEARRLRHTPKVVYLLCVRLSCLALGLASPPEVHAELEKRSALRVLSRAVRETLVSKQYLPLLSEGRKGSWAGSGSVSSWDEPLGFLERKHEVLLDKRSYSESDVTKIIVYEDQELSSYCTAALGDEKHWCLQDLLHADLRPVSPVFGTFSFGQLYLRKEFHMLNTAVTNIKTSSSCTKMPKSSTEKEILKCSSSQELYRNLQTPGPTLIARQVAKAMADLGSPGETALQRSALLQEELNSSDCGWALLVTESDPQVLCCLLWTWLEKLRDPVLSSEAIERLKVGNNRKPLSILKKPQKHTIYCLLSCVSTVISLCPHREDAILRRLICTLTRSPQEKIGILGPLMKVLQASLRETFNTHRQIKRACSINATP encoded by the exons ATGATGCCAAGTTTGAGCCCACATGTACCAGTTCCAAGGCCGTCCTACTCTCAGGCCAGGGAGAACCTGGTGAGAGCCATCCCACCCAAGATTCTCTGTCTGCTGGCCTGTGGAGGAAAGGACTGTCGCTATGAGGGACCAGAATGCTGGAAATCAAACCAGCAAGTCATTCGAGGCCTTTTCTCCTCCTG GGTGACCGATGATATAATAGCAATGGCTCGTCCATCCAATCATCTCATCAAGAAGTACAACATCATAGAGCAGTTTCAAAG GTTGAAGATCAGGTCGATCATCAACATGCAGCTCCCCGGGGAGCATGCTCACTGTGGGCCTCCTCTAGACCTTGAGAGTGGTTTCACTTACTCTCCACAGACCTTCATGGACAATAAAA tttacttTTACAACTTTGGGATGCCAGACTTTGGTGTGTCGTCTCTTGTTGGAATCATCGATGGGGTGAAGGTTTTGGCCTTCGCTGTAAAGGAAGGACGTGTAGCTGTTCACTGTCACGCAGGCCTGGGTAGGACAG GTGTCCTGATAGCTTGTTACCTCATCTACACCCTGCGTATAAGCCCCAGCGAAGCGGTTCACTACGTGCGCATTAAAAGGCCTCGTTCTATCCAGACTCGGTCACAGATAAACCAGGTGTTTGACTTTGCTCGCCTGCTCGGCACGCAACTCACTCAGTATCCAGACCTCAGCCTGCGGCATGGGGCCCCTTTCACCCTCCAGCACTACTTAAACCGACAAGCTCTGCTGCTTCACGGCCAGGAGGCACGCAGACTCAGACACACTCCCAAG GTGGTGTACCTCCTGTGTGTGCGGCTCTCCTGCCTGGCTCTTGGTCTGGCCTCTCCTCCAGAGGTCCATGCTGAACTGGAGAAGAGATCAGCTCTGAGGGTTCTGAGCAGGGCTGTGAGAGAAACTCTTGTGTCCAAGCAGTATTTGCCTTTGTTGAGCGAAGGCCGTAAAGGCTCATGGGCCGGCTCAGGGTCAGTGTCCTCCTGGGACGAGCCTCTGGGGTTCTTAGAGAGAAAGCACGAGGTGTTGCTGGACAAACGTAGCTACAGTGAATCTGACGTTACTAAGATCATAGTATATGAG GACCAGGAACTGAGCTCATACTGCACCGCAGCTCTTGGAGATGAGAAGCACTGGTGCTTACAGGATCTCCTACATGCTGATCTCAGACCAGTTAGTCCAGTCTTTGGCACATTTTCATTTGGGCAACTATATCTCAGAAAGGAGTTCCACATGCTCAACACTGCAgtgacaaacataaaaacaagcagcagctgCACAAAAATGCCAAAAAGCTCAACTGAAAAGGAAATCCTGAAATGCAGCTCCAGCCAGGAG TTGTACAGAAATCTACAGACTCCTGGCCCAACCTTGATTGCCCGACAGGTAGCCAAAGCAATGGCAGATCTAGGTTCTCCAGGTGAGACCGCTTTACAGAGATCAGCTCTGCTGCAG GAGGAACTGAACAGCAGTGACTGTGGATGGGCCCTGCTTGTCACTGAGTCAGATCCTCAAGTCCTTTGTTGTCTCTTGTGGACCTGGTTGGAGAAGTTAAGA GATCCTGTTCTGAGCAGTGAGGCTATAGAAAGGTTAAAAGTAGGAAACAACAGAAAGCCTCTCAGCATTCTAAAGAAG CCGCAGAAACATACAATCTATTGCCTGCTGAGTTGTGTGAGTACAGTGATCAGCCTGTGTCCACACAGAGAGGATGCCATCCTCCGACGGCTCATATGTACACTTACAAGG AGTCCTCAAGAGAAAATTGGAATCCTTGGTCCCTTGATGAAAGTACTCCAGGCCAGTTTGAGAGAAACTTTCAATACGCACAGACAAATCAAGAGGGCCTGCAGCATCAATGCTACACCTTAa
- the cimap1b gene encoding ciliary microtubule associated protein 1B has product MHNLCLGSLDLLRLRIKYETHTRHWTGKFISFLKAMPSDELWVGPWKPHRPRGPIAALYGSPGPKYSLPGLIGASQHDPTKCKAPMFSFGARHEEANTNCSPGPRYLIPSNMTMKGRSKMPAFSLLGRPKQLQMSHMPGPGQYSPERSGKMTIRSAPAYSLYGRRRDRINTLSPGPATYTLPPMLGCKTAVAPSAPNYTLQGRGKTGSFHEDYNKTPSPGPAAYKVVDPSIYRQKPPQYSIKGRNFAPEENTSKPGPGAHYPEHVTFTRAKAPSFTFGLRHSQYIAPLIINVDE; this is encoded by the exons ATGCACAATCTGTGTTTGGGTTCACTGGACCTGTTGAGGTTGAGGATAAAGTATGAAACACACACTCGCCACTGGACAGGGAAATTTATCAG TTTTCTCAAAGCAATGCCAAGTGATGAGCTTTGGGTTGGACCTTGGAAGCCTCACAGACCAAGGGGGCCTATAGCTGCTCTCTATGGGAGCCCGGGGCCCAAATATTCCCTTCCTGGGCTTATAG GTGCTTCTCAGCATGATCCTACCAAATGTAAGGCGCCAATGTTCTCCTTTGGTGCTCGTCATGAGGAAGCGAATACAAACTGCTCTCCTGGTCCAAGATATCTGATCCCCTCCAACATGACCATGAAGGGCAGAAGTAAAATGCCTGCATTTTCTCTTCTCGGCCGACCGAAGCAGCTTCAAATGTCCCATATGCCCGGACCAG GCCAATATTCCCCAGAACGTTCTGGAAAGATGACCATCCGTTCAGCTCCTGCTTATTCCCTGTATGGGAGGAGAAGAGATCGCATTAACACCCTATCGCCAG GTCCAGCCACCTACACTCTGCCCCCCATGCTGGGCTGTAAAACTGCAGTTGCACCTTCAGCACCCAACTATACACTTCAAGGCCGCGGTAAAACTGGAAGTTTCCACGAAGACTATAACAAG ACTCCGTCTCCGGGCCCTGCTGCCTATAAAGTTGTGGACCCCTCTATATATAGGCAGAAACCTCCACAGTACAGTATAAAGGGACGCAACTTTGCTCCTGAGGAAAACACAAGTAAACCAGGCCCAGGAGCACACTATCCTGAGCAT GTCACCTTTACAAGAGCAAAAGCCCCCAGTTTCACCTTTGGACTCCGCCATTCACAATACATTGCGCCCCTCATTATAAACGTAGATGAATGA
- the rabl2 gene encoding RAB, member of RAS oncogene family-like 2: MADHIGCIPELDQKKYDAREQVKIICLGDSAVGKSKLMERFLMDEFRPQQLSTYALTLYKHTASVGNKTVAVDFWDTAGQERFQSMHPSYYHKAHACIMVFDVQRKITYKNLANWYKELREYRPEIPCCVVANKIDADLKVTQRSFSFAKKQGLPFYFVSAADGTNVVKMFREMINRAVDYKQNPSDFMDEVLEELENFDLEKKEENSEAEEDELKAESPELA, encoded by the exons ATGGCTGATCACATTGGCTGCATCCCTGAACTAGACCAAAAGAAATACGATGCACGCGAACAAGTGAAGATCATTTGCCTGGGAGACAGCGCTGTGGGTAAATCAAA GCTGATGGAGCGGTTTCTTATGGACGAGTT TCGTCCACAGCAGCTGTCCACATATGCGTTGACTTTGTACAAACACACAGCGAGCGTAGGAAACAAGACTGTTGCAGTCG ATTTCTGGGACACAGCTGGTCAAGAGCGATTTCAGAGCATGCATCCTTCATACTATCACAAAGCTCATGCATGTATCATG GTTTTTGATGTTCAAAGGAAGATCACATACAAAAACTTAGCCAACTGGTATAAAGAGCTAAGAGAGTACAGACCTGAGATTCCCTGTTGTGTGGTAGCTAACAAAATCGATG CCGACTTAAAGGTCACACAGAGAAGTTTTAGCTTTGCGAAGAAACAAGGGCTTCCATTTTACTTTGTCTCAGCAGCGGATGGAACCAATGTAGTAAAG ATGTTCAGAGAGATGATCAACAGAGCAGTGGACTACAAACAAAACCCCAGTGACTTCATGGATGAAGTGTTGGAAGAATTAGAG AACTTTGACctggaaaagaaagaggagaacTCTGAGGCCGAGGAGGACGAGCTGAAAGCAGAGAGTCCAGAGTTGGCATGA